A stretch of Aedes aegypti strain LVP_AGWG chromosome 2, AaegL5.0 Primary Assembly, whole genome shotgun sequence DNA encodes these proteins:
- the LOC110675174 gene encoding tubulin beta-3 chain-like translates to MWQQNRPDILGNYLRRALPKRGQFIGKHFLPLQRINVYFEEAPCCNLVPRAIFADLEPGAMVGLKCSRFGQLFSLESMVNGMLGAGNNWARGYHTKGAEMLDRIMNVARKMVEGCDCSQGFQMVHSIGGGTGSGLGTLMMENLKDEYG, encoded by the coding sequence ATGTGGCAACAAAATCGCCCAGACATTCTGGGAAACTATCTGCGAAGAGCACTGCCTAAACGGGGCCAGTTTATAGGGAAACACTTTCTGCCACTTCAACGGATCAACGTGTACTTTGAGGAAGCTCCCTGCTGCAATTTAGTACCAAGGGCAATCTTCGCCGATCTGGAGCCGGGTGCGATGGTCGGTTTGAAATGCAGCCGCTTCGGGCAGCTCTTTTCCCTGGAAAGTATGGTCAACGGGATGCTAGGAGCTGGGAACAATTGGGCCCGAGGCTACCACACGAAAGGCGCCGAAATGTTGGACAGGATCATGAATGTGGCCCGAAAAATGGTGGAAGGTTGTGATTGTTCCCAGGGGTTCCAAATGGTGCATTCGATTGGCGGTGGAACCGGATCCGGATTGGGAACATTGATGATGGAGAATCTGAAGGATGAATATGGATga